Genomic segment of Kibdelosporangium phytohabitans:
TGGGCACAAGGTGTGTGAGTGCCCAGGACCAATATCCGGATGAGATTCCCGACGGCGGAGTTGCGCCGCCTTCGGAATGCCAAGAAGCTGACCCGCCGCCAGGTCGCGGCCCTGATGGGTGTCGCTCGCTACGATCTCGCGGATTGAGACGACGGGCCGCGGGCTGAGCCGCGACGCGTTGATTGAGTTGCTGACCCTGTATCAGGTTCCCATGTGCACGAGGCAGCATCGCACGGAGTCGTCGGCGGGCCCGAGGTCATGCATGGCCAGTTGGTCCACCTGATGGAAGTGGTCCGCCACCCCGCGGTAGATCTTCGTGTCCTGCCGTTGGCGCAGGTGCGCACTCCGGCCTC
This window contains:
- a CDS encoding Scr1 family TA system antitoxin-like transcriptional regulator gives rise to the protein MHEAASHGVVGGPEVMHGQLVHLMEVVRHPAVDLRVLPLAQVRTPASVAGPRSWTTASHRAS